A stretch of DNA from Candidatus Oleimmundimicrobium sp.:
TTCTTCAAAACAATAGAATTAACGCAGATGAAATGGACTTAAACGGAGACATCGTTTTTATTCATGATCCTCAACCACTGGCTTTAGTTGAAAAAAAAGAGGAACTTGGAAACAAGTGGATTTGGCGTTGTCATATAGACACTCACGCGCCAGACTGGAAACTTTGGGGATTTTTAAGGAAATACATGGAAATGTATGATGCCGCGGTATTTTCCTCACCAAGTTTTGCTCAGACGCTGTTAATAAATAAGTTTTTAATTGCACCGTCAATTGATCCTTTGAGTTTAAAAAACCAGGAGCTTTCTAAAGAAACTATTGAATCGGTGCTTAAGAAATTTGATATAAAAAAGAACAAACCAATAGTTACCCAGATTTCACGTTTTGACCATCTCAAAGATCCAATAGGGGTTATAGAAGCATATAAGTTAGTAAAAAAGTCTGTTGATTGTCAATTAATTCTGGCGGGCGGTACGGCAGCTGATGACCCGGAAAGTGCTGAGGTTTTGTCTGAGGTTTATGAAAGGGCAGCGGGAGACCCTGATATCCATGTTTTATTATTGGAAACCCCGGCCGACATTGAAGTTAATGCGCTCCAGAGGGCTTCCACGATTATTTTGCAAAAATCTATTAGTGAAGGCTTCGGTTTAACCGTCAGTGAGGCAATGTGGAAGGGTAAGCCTGTTATCGCCTCTGCGGTAGGAGGTATCACTCTTCAAATAACCCATGACTACAACGGTCTTTTAACTCGAACCATTGAAGGAACTGCTTACGCAATTAAAGAACTGCTTTGTAATCCGGGTTATGCGAAAAGATTGGGAAGAAACGCGAGAGAATCTGCTAAACAAAATCTTCTTGTGACGCGGCATATTCGCGACTACTTGCTCTTATTTCTTTCTCTATATTATCCAGGGGATATCGTCTATATATAATTATTTTCCAAAGTTACGATGTCGGATATGATTTCGCTTATCCACTTATATATGTTGTTTTCCTCCACTACTTGTCGTAAGAATTTCATCCTTTGACGCCTTTCTTTTTTTGGCATCTCAATCGCCTTTTTAAGCGTCTCAGCAAAATTGTCCGTGTCATATGGATTTATAATGAGAGCTCCTTCTTCAAGTTCTCGCGATGCCCCGGCAAACTGGCTTAGTATTAAAATCCCATCCTCGTCTCTTCTGGAAGCTACAAATTCTTTGGAAACAAGGTTCATCCCATCTTGCAACGAGCTTACTACGCAGGCATCTGCCAAACGATATAATGCTAGGATTTCTTCGTAATTTAAGTCTTTTTTTGTAAGGATAACAGGGGACCATCCGTCGTTTGAGTATTTCCAATTCAGTTTCTCTACTAACGCATCGATTTCATCATTTAAGTTTTTATATTCCTGGATATGAATTCGGCTCAAAGTGCCTTTCTGCAATAGAACGATTTTGCCTATATATTCAGGATATTTCTCAAGCAACCTATCCAACGCTTGTAATTTTTCCAAAATTCCTTTGGTATAATCTATCCTGTCTAAACCAAAAAGCACGAATTTATTGTCGAAATCGAATTCCTTTTTGAATTTTTCAGTCTTTCTCTTGACGGCTTCTGATGTAACGTGCGAAGAAATTTCTTCAAAGTCAACGCTTATCGGATAGCAGCGAATCAAGGTTTCTTTCCCGCCCTTAAAGACGGAGAGTCTTTCTCTATCAATGCGTGCTTCAATTTCTCTATCTATGGTTTCCAAAAAGTTATCGCAAAAATAGCGTAAATGAAAGCCAAGGATATCATTTGCCAGAAGGCCTTCTAATATATCATTTTTCCAGGGGCAAATCCTAAAAGCTTCGGGATTCGGCCAGGGGATATGCCAAAACTGAGCAACGTTTAAATCGGGTCTTTTTTCTTTTAAAAACTTTGGCAAGAGTGCAAAATGATAGTCCTGGATAAAGATAAAAGCATTTTTCCCCTCGATTTCTTCCAATATGGCGCTTGCGAAACGTTTATTGATGTTTACATAGTGGAGCCAGTCTGAATATTTAAAAAGAGGGCGAGTGTAGGCTATATGGCACAGAGGCCAAAGTCCTTTATTTGAAAATCCGTAATAGTATCCATCCTCTTCCTCTTTTGACATCCAAACTCTTTTTAAAGTATAAGTTGGTGTTTTTTTATCGTTTGTCTGAGGAGGGACCATCACCCGACTTTTTTTATCTACAACTGTCTTGTCGGCGTTACCGCTACCATGAGCGACCCAGATGCCGGAGCACGCTTTAACTACGGGGTCTAAGGCGGTCACCAACCCGCTGGCAGGTCTGAGACATTTTGTCTCTCCTTCTTTGAAAACGTGGATGTAGGGCTCTCGATTGGAAACTACAACAAAAAGGTGATTAGATAATTTTTCTCTGGCTAATTCTTGCAGGTCTTTCCTGGTTAACACTTTAACTCCTATCGCAATATGACCATATAGAACTTAACCTTACTCTAATTAAGTCTAACAGACTTTTTATTGTAAGTAAATTTAGCTGCTTGTTTGTATGTTTTGATGGTATTTGTTTTTTGAGTTTTCTCTCCTTTGGGCTATAATTCAATAAAGTTTGCGTATTGTTGTGAATTCGGAAGGAGAATTTAATGCAACTCGAAACAGAAATCTTGTTTTTATGGCTTGAGCCCCTTTTAATACTTTTTAGTTCTCTGATTATCGGACTTATCGTTAAAAAAATCTTAATCAATTATTTTAATTATTTAAGGAAGAAAACAGAGGCAAAAATTTGGGGAATTCTTATTAATTCAACAAAAAAATGGATAATTCCTTGGTTCGTACTGACGGGTTTTTATATCGCGCTCGAATCATGGAATATAAGACCTAATATTTTGGGAATAATTCATAAAACTATTTTTATAATAGTTATTGTCTCATTCACCTTTATAATTTCACAGATATTGAGTGAACTCATCGTATCCTACGAAGAAAAAATTTCCTCGGTGGCTCCGATTGCGGGCCTTACTCAAAATATTGTGAAAGTTGTTATCTTTCTGCTTGGCGCTCTCATGATTCTTCATGGATTGGGTGTTTCAATAACACCCCTCTTAACCACAATGGGCATAGGTGGTTTAGCTATTGCCTTGGCTCTGCAGGATTCCTTAAAAAATTTAGTCGCGGGCATGCATATCATATTGGCTAAAGACATACGTATTGGAGACTATATAAAAATAGAAGGGGGCGAGGAGGGTTATGTCCAAGATATTGGCTGGCGTTCAACTACCATACGCGCTCTTTCCAATAACATGGCTATCGTTCCGAACTCGAGGCTTGCTGAGGCAATTGTTATCAACTATCATTTGCCTGAGAATATGATGTCTCTTCTGATTCCGGTAAGTGTAAGTTATGATTCTGACCCGGAGGTAATTGAAAAAATTCTGGTTGAAGAAGCAAGGAAAGCGGCCGAGGACGTGCCGGGTCTCCTTAGCGACCCTGAGCCGCTTGCGCGTTTCATGCCTGGTTTTGGAGATTATTCTTTGGATTTTACATTGATATGTAAAGTTAAAGAATACGCTGATCAGTATCTTGCTCAATCTGAGCTCAGAAAGCGCATATTTAAGCGGTTTAAAGAAGAAGGAATTGAAATACCATTTCCCATACGCACGGTTTATGTCAAAGAAAAAAATGAAGAAAGTTAATTTAACTTTGGAGTTAAAATGAAAATTTTAGTTACAGGTGGAGCCGGGTTTATTGGTTCACATATCGTTGATACTCTTATCGGAGAGGGGCACGAGGTTGTCGTCGTGGACAATCTTTCGACCGGTTTTAAAGAAAATGTAAATTCTAAAGCGAAATTTTATGAGATGAATATCGTGGATAGGGCCTTGTCCAAAATCTTTGATGAGGAAAAGCCGGATATTGTAAATCATCATGCCGCTCAAATAGACGTTAGAAAATCTGTTAGCGACCCTATTTTTGACGCCGAACAGAACATTATTGGGAGCTTAAATGTAATTGAAAATTCTGTTAAGTACGGCGTGAAGAAGTTGATTTATGCTTCAACCGGCGGGGCGTTATACGGAGAAATTGAAAATCCGCCGGCAGATGAAAATCACCCAATTTCTCCAATTTCAAATTACGCCGTCTCAAAATGCGCTGTTGAATTTTATCTCTTGGTACATGCTAAACTGCACGGGCTTAATTACACCACTTTAAGATATGCCAATGTTTACGGGCCTCGGCAAAACTCTCTTGGTGAGGCTGGAGTGGTTGCGATTTTTGCTCGTCAACTGCTCATGAATGAACAACCTACCATATTTGGAGATGGCTCAAAAACAAGAGATTATGTAAGCGTTTTTGATGTTGTTGAAGCCAATAAACTATCATTAACCAAAGGATATAATGGAATATACAATATTGGGACAGGAGTGGAAACATCCGATAAAGAAGTTTTTGATATAGTCGCTCAGGTTGTTGGTGTAAAAGCTGAGCCTAAATATGCTCCCGTGAGACCCGGGGAAGTCAATCACAGTTCACTTGACTCCGCAAAAGTGGGAAGGGAGTTGGGCTGGAAGCCTAAAATATCTCTCAAGGATGGAGTAGCCAATACGGTGGCATATTTTAGGAAGCATTTACGATAAATTCTTCTCCGGCGCGTCCTCCGATGTAAAGTTTTTTTAATGATTTACCGATAAAATTATCAAGTTAAGTAATTTTTTGGGAGGCGCTATATGCCAAAAAACAAAATTCTTATTTTGGATGGAAAACTTGATGATATAAGAGCCATGGAAGAGCTCCTCAAAAACGAGGGGTATGAATTAACTGTTAGCTCTGATGGGGTAGATGGTTTAAATAAGGCGTATGTTGAATTTCCCGATCTTATAATTCTTGATTTGGTGCTTCCTGTTCTGGATGGGTTTGAAGTTTGTAGCAGTTTAAAACAGAGCGAGAGATGTAAAAATATTCATATAATTATTGCAACTGCTCGGGAAGAATTGGCAAGTGAAGGAATGAAAAAGATTGGGGCTGATGATTTTATACTAAAACCCTTTACAGAAGAGATGTTTTTAAAAAAAGTTAAAGCCGTTCTCGCTAAGTCAAAATAGCTGTTATGCAATTATCTTCTTTTGCTTAATAATCGTTTTGTGAATTATTTTTTAACTTGGTATTATGTTTTAATGTAATGGTATTTATTTATATTTTTTGAGGAGTGGTTTTTATGGAACTGCAGGAGATGCTCGATAAAATTAAAGCGGGTTCCAACTATCACAAAGTAGGGATGATACTTTGTCATAATGGAGTCGTTAGGGGATTTTCACGAAGTGGCGAAACGGTTAGTGCCGTTAAAGTGCAGGCGGACCACAAGAAACTTAATGAATTAATTGAGAGGGCCAAATCTCGCTCCGGTATTGTTGAAGTTTTGGTCGAAATAAATGAAGGTGTGCTTAAAGTTGGAGAGGATATAATGCGAGTATGTGTGGCCGGCGATATTCGTCCCAATGTTTTTCCCGCTTTAGAAGAACTTGTAAACGGAATAAAAAGTGAGGTCTTAAAGAAAGAAGAAGAGATTTCCTGAAAACATTGATTGGTTTCTAAAAGGTGATTATTTGTTTATGTGAGTTACTTAGATAAAGGTTTAGGATATGTCCGGTATTTATGTTGGAACGAGTGGTTTTAATTACAAGCATTGGTCTAATGGTGTTTTTTATCCTGAGGATATTCCCCAGCGAGAATGGCTTGAATATTATGCCCGGAATTTTGATACGGTGGAGCTCAATGTCTCTTTTTACAGACTTCCCAAAGAATCTGTTTTTGAAGGGTGGCACGAGCGAACTCCCACAAATTTCATCTTTGTCGTCAAAGGCAGTCGTTTTATAACCCACATTAAAAGACTTAAAGATTGCAAGGATTCCATCGAACTTTTCTTTGGCAGGGCAAAAGGCCTTAAAGAAAAGTTAGGAGTTGTCCTTTGGCAGCTTCCTCCTAACTTTCGTGTTGACGCTGAAAGATTAAATGAATTTTGTGAGTTACTTAAAAAAAATAAAGTTGCGAAGGGTACAAAGCAGGTTTTTGAATTTCGCCATGACAGCTGGTTTTGCGATAAGGTTTACGAAATCTTAAAAACACACAATTTTTCTTTGTGCGTTGCACATTCAAAATGTTGGCCTTGTGAGAAAGTTATTACGGCGAACTATGTTTATATGCGTTTTCATGGAGGAGAAGTTCTTTATGGCTCAAACTATTCTGACGAGGAGCTTAAAATGTGGGCGTCTAAGGCACAAAAGTGGCTAAATGAAGGAAAGGATATATATGTTTATTTTAACAATGATGCCTATGGTTATGCTGTGCGCAATGCTAAGAAATTTAGAGAATTGTTGAAGTCTTAAGTTATTTTTGGGTTTAGTTAAAAGGAATAAGAACTTATTTGGAGAAATCTTATAAGTAAAAAAGCGCAGATTTTAGGGCTGTTTAATTTTATTTTTAGTAAGACAGAAAGTTAAGAGCCAAGGGCTGAATATTGTGAGTTGGCTACAACTGCCAGCTAATTGAGGGTTAAATGAGTTGTTTTTTGATATATATAACAGCTAAAGACATTAAAGAAGCACGAAGTATTGCTCACGATTTGCTTGAGAAGCGGCTTGTTGCCTGCGTGAATATTATTCCAGGAGTGGAGTCTTATTATTGGTGGAAGGGCAATATTTGTGAGAGTACTGAGGCGTTACTTTTTGTGAAGACAACTGAGGATAGGGTGAAAGATGTTGTATCTGAAGTTAAAAATATCCATAGTTACGATGTTCCCGCAATAAGTGCAATTAAAATTAGCGCCGGAAACGCTGAATTTTTTAATTGGGTAAAAGATGAAACGGGTGATTTTAAATGAAGAAAAAAACCAAAATAATAATTGGCATAATTATAGCAGTTGCCGTATTTTTTTATTTGGCAACGATTGGTGTCCTTCTCTTTACTGTGGACGGTGGGTTTAAGGGGCTGAAGAAAGATAAAGTGGCGGTGATTTCATTGAGTGGTTCAATTGCCGATAGTGGGGGGGAAGGGCTTATGACCTCTGCGGGGATTACTCCCGATTTTGTTCGTGCGCAGCTCAATAGGGCAAAAAGCGACTCTTCAGTTAAAGCCATCGTTCTAAGAGTAGATAGTCCCGGGGGGTCCGTGGGGGCCTCTCAAGAGATTGCTCAGGAGATTAAGGAAACCGAAAAACCGATAGTTGTGTTTATGGGGGACATGGCCGCTTCAGGTGGTTATTATATCTCGGCTCCCGCGGATAAAATTGTTGCCAAAAAAGGCACGTTGACCGGAAGTATAGGGGTTATCTCTCAATTTATGGACTTAAGTGGTCTTTATGAAAAATTGGGCATAAAAACCGAGACGATTAAATCGGGGGAGCATAAGGACATGTTCTCAAGAGAATTAACCGAGGAGGAGCGAGAGTTATGGCAATCTGTCTCGGACGAGCTTTATGGTCAATTTATTAAGGAAGTGGCCGAAGGTAGAAATTTAGATGTTGAGGAAGTCAAGAAGTTGGCCACGGGAGAACTTTTTAGCGGAACACAAGCAAAAAAATTGGGGCTGGTTGATGAATTGGGCGGTTATCAGGATGCCATCGATTTAGCGGCCGAACTGGCCGGTATTGAAGAGCCTGTTGTTGAGGAATATCCCGCAAGGACATTTTTTGAGTCAGTTTTTAGTTTTACGGGGAGCGAAATTAGGAGTCTAATTAAAGCAAAATTTTTTGGCTCCGACTATGTCATGCTAGAGTCTTTAAAAGAATCATTTCCTGTTCCGCGATATTAATTGAGCAAAATGGCATCATGAAATTTTGTCTGATATAATGTGGGTTCATTTTAGAAACCAGTTTGGGGTATTTTGTGAAAGCAAAAAGAGCACTTCTTCCTTTTTTGCTTGGTTTTTTTGCCGGTTTTTCAATTTTTAAAGGAACCAAGCCATCAACGATTAAATTTGCTAAACTTCATGGGCCTAGCCGTCCTTTAAAGTTTCTTCATGGCTATCTCTATATGAGGTGGCCGAAGAATTATGTATCTATTTATAGGGTCGGGGGTAGATTGTATGAGTTTATTAAACCATCTCAGGCAAGTTTGTTAAAGAAACATCTTAAAAGTACTTATCATGGTAAGGTCATCAAGCTTTCGGACGCCGAGTCTCTTATAAAATTAAATAAAGAAATTTCTCTAACCAATCTTGAGAAGGTTATTCCTTATAAACAAGCTAGAGATATTATAATCAAAAATCCAGAGAGCATAGCGGTAATCGATTGTCCGTGTCGTCTTTCAAAAGATAATCCTTGCCAGCCGTTGGATGTTTGTTTGATTGTGGGCGAGCCTTATGTGAATTTTGTAATTGAGCACAAGACAAAAGGAGCGCGCAGAATATCTAAAAAAGAAGCCCTTAGAGTTTTAAAAGAGGAAGATGAAAGGGGTCACATTCATACCGCGTGGTTCAAGAGTGCCATGGGAGATAGGTTTTATGCTATCTGTAACTGTTGCAGTTGTTGTTGTGCTGGGATGAAGGCTTTTAAGGATTACGGCATTCCAATGCTTGCTTCGTCTGGCTATGTCGCGAAAGTCAACGAAGAGACTTGTTTAAACTGCGGCTTATGCTCGAAAATTTGTCCCTTTGAGGCTATTGAAATGAATGACGATAAAACTATGGTAAATTATAACAAGTGTATGGGTTGCGGAGTATGTGTTGCCAAGTGTAAGCTCGGTGCTATTTCACTCTTAAGAGATCCATTAAAAGGTGAGCCTCTTTCGATACAAGATTTGACTAAAGCCTAAAAATTTTGTAAAAAGGACAGGTTTGTGTTAAAAAAACACTTAAATTATTAGGAGGAAGATGTGGAAACAATTGAGGCGATAAACGACAGGCGGAGCATTAGGCACTTTGAAGATGAGCCGATTCCTGATGATATTTTAAGACAAATTCTTAAAGCTGGTTGTTACGCGCCCTCTGCTCATAACAGCCAGCCGTGGAAGTTTATAGTGCTTAAAGGAGATAAAAAAAATGAGCTTGGAGAAGCATTTTTAAACATTTCTAAGGAGGAGCGTTATAAAGAATATACCGGTTTTTATGTTAATAGATTGTTAAAGTATGCGGGTAGAATAGTTAAAGAGTCGCCAATTACAATAGCTGTTTTTAACAAGGGCTCTTTCTGCGGGTCCGCAAGCAAATATTTTAGGCAAAGCAAAAAAGAGGTTCTTCATATAATGGAAGTTCAGAGCATTGCGGCGGCCATAGAAAATATGCTTTTAGCCTGTCACGACCAGGGGCTGGGGGCTGTTTGGCTGGGGGTGCCCCTCCTTGTACCCCAAGAGCTTATCGAGGACTTCTTTAATACGAAGAATGAGCTTATGGCGATAATCCCCATGGGATATCCTTCCAAAAAGCGTGCAATCGAGAAAAAAATCGATATTGATAAACACATAATATACTTCGATTAAATAGACGTTAAGTTTTAAGTAATTAAGATATTTTTTAAAAAGGATAGTGACGAAGTTGCCCGAGATGCCAGAAGTTGAGACCATAAAATTGCAGATAAAAGAAGAGATTAAAGGGAAGAAGATAGAGAGTGTCAAAGTAATTTTGGATAAACCCTTGAAAAATACCACTACGGAGGAGTTTAAGCAGAGGGTAGAGGGCACTTTTGTAAAAGATGTAAAAAGAAGGGCAAAAATTTTAATTATCGAGTTGTCTACGGGAGACAGTTTGCTTATACATTTAAAATTGACGGGGCGGCTGTTGTACTTAAAACCCGAAGAGCCGATAGAGAAACATACGCATCTTGTTTTCAATTTGAGTGATGGAAAACAATTAAGGTTTTGGGATTTAAGGCAATTTGGGTATGTTAAAATTGTGTCAGGGAAACCTGAAGAAGCTCCTGAATTAAGAGAGCTTGGACCCGAAGCGCTGGAGTTGGGCCTTGATGAATTTCGGAGACTCTTGGCCGGTAAAAGATCGGGGAAAATTAAACCTCTTCTCATGAATCAAAATTTTATAGCCGGGATAGGCAATATTTACTCAGATGAAATGCTTTTTTATGCCGGGATTCAACCTACCAGGGATGTTACCACCTTAACAGATGGGGAAATCGTTAAATTACATGAGGGAATAAAGAAGATATTGTCAGCTGCTGTAAGATATAAAGGTTCTTCTGTGGATGATTACGTTGATTTATACGGGGAGCAGGGAGATTTTGTTATGTATCATAAGGTTTATCGTAGAACAGGTAAACCATGTGAAAAGTGTGGCACCCCAATTAAAAGAATAAAATTAGCTGGCAGAAGTGCTCATTTTTGTCCGAAGTGCCAAGTTTAGTAAATCTAATTAAAAAACTGTTATTATGAATTCTGTATGAGTAAGTTTATAGTAGTTATCATAAACATATTCTTGCTACTTTTTGGTTAATTTTGTAGAATTATACTGCTTAAATGCAAATATTTGGAGGAAATTTGATGGTTAAAAAGGGCACTATTAAAGTAAAAACCGGCCTTGCTGAGATGTTAAAAGGTGGCGTGATTATGGATGTCACCAATGCTGAGCAAGCTAAAATAGCTGAGGAGGCAGGCGCAGTTGCCGTTATGGCATTAGAACGTGTTCCTGCAGACATACGAGCTGCCGGAGGCGTAGCGCGGATGGCGGATCCAGTGATTATTAAGGAGATTATGAAAACCGTCACTGTTCCGGTGATGGCAAAAGTAAGGATAGGGCATTTTGTAGAAGCTCAAATTCTTGAAGCTTTAGGGGTGGATTATATTGATGAAAGCGAGGTCCTTACGCCTGCCGATGAAGCAAACCATATCAACAAATTTAATTTTACCGTCCCATTTGTATGCGGAGCCACCAATTTAGGAGAGGCTTTAAGACGTATTGGTGAAGGGGCGGCCATGATACGAACGAAAGGTGAAGCAGGAACCGGCAATGTTGTTGAAGCCGTTCGTCATATGCGAACCATAACAGGAGAAATTAGTTGGCTTAAGGGATTGCGAGAAGATGAATTGATGGCTGCGGCCAAAAAATTGCAAGCCCCTTATGAGCTTGTTTGTGAGGTAGCAAAAACCGGGAAACTCCCCGTCGTAAACTTTTCAGCCGGGGGCATAGCCACTCCGGCTGATGCTGCGTTAATGATGCAGTTGGGAGCGGATGGTGTTTTTGTGGGCTCCGGTATATTTAAATCTAAAAATCCTAAAGAACGTGGCAAAGCAATAGTTGAGGCCACGACGCACTTTAACGATCCCGAGGTGCTTGCCAAAGTTTCTAAGGGAATTGGAGAAGCAATGGCGGGTCTTGAGATAAGTGAAATAGAGAAAGAGAAGTTAATACAGCACAGAGGTTGGTAGGCATATAGTGTACTTAACTTCCCATTAATTTAGAGATTTTTAGGATGGAGAATAAAGATTGAGTAAGAAGTGTGTTGGTGTAATTTCCCTCCAAGGTGCTGTCAGAGAGCACATGCAAATGTTAGAGGATTGTGGCGTTTGCGCAATTCCCATAAAAAAGCCGCACGAGCTTCTCAAATTAGATGCGTTTATCATTCCCGGCGGAGAGAGCACAACCATTGGGAAACTGATGATAAAATATGAATTTATAGATATCATAAAGCAGCTTCACAAAGAAGGAATACCAATATACGGAACTTGCGCCGGTTTAATTCTTTTAGCAAAAAAAATTATCGGTGGGGGGGAACCTTTACTTAATTTAATGGATATTGAGGTTAGGCGAAATGCTTTTGGTAGGCAACGAGAAAGTTTTGAAGCGGACTTGGATATTCCCGATATAGGCAAAAATCCATTTACGGGAGTATTTATCAGAGCCCCTTTAATTGAATCGGTTGGTAAAGGTGTTTGTGTTATGTCAAGATTTGAGGACAAAATTGTAATGGTTCGAGAAGAAAAGCTTCTTGTTACAGCATTTCATCCTGAGCTTACCGGAGATAAGAGGATTCACGATTACTTTATAAAGATGATATAAAAAGCTGAAGTGGCATGCCACTTCAGCTTTTTATATCATTTAACTTAAATACTTAACTTTTTTATGTCTATTCTTCTTCTAATTTAATTGCTTCCATTGGACATTCTTCCACGCAGGCCCCACAACCATCACAAGCATCTTCATTAACGACGGTTGACACTTCATCGACCAGCTCAAGTACGTCATTTGGACAGACATCCACACAAATTCCGCATCCCGTGCACTCATCAGTATCGATAATTGGCCTAGGCATATTTGCTCCTCCTTAATCTAGTTATTAAAGACTTTATACAAAAATACAAATCATTTGTAAAGAAAAATTTTAAAGTATTTGACCGAGCATCATCCCGCTTAAAAGAGATATGATTCCAACTGAGACGCTTGCTGCCATGTTTACCGTGGCAAGTAGAAAATTCCCGCTTTTTATCAAGGCCGCTGTTTCATAACTAAAAGTTGAAAAGGTTGTGTAGGCTCCCGTGAATCCTACAGTAAATAACAATTTAATATTTGGGTCCACGGTGATTTTTTTAGTTGTCAACGAGATGAAAAATCCTAAAAGAAAACAGCCTGAGATATTTACCGGAAAAGTACCGAAGGGGAAATTACTGTTACTTAGTTTTGGAATACAATTGATTGTTGTATATCGGGCAACTGCCCCCAAGAATCCTCCCATTCCCGCAATTTAACACTTGCAAAGTATTTTCTCCTTTTAATCATATCTGAAAAGTAATATTACAATTTTTATTTTAAGCAGACAAGAGATTTTTCTTGAAAAACTTGACAATAATAGACTTAGATTTTATAATTTCAACACACTAAAATTTTAATAATTTTATGAGGAGTGAGTGAAATGGCAAAAGTTATAGGTATTGATTTGGGAACAACTAATTCTTGCATGGCCGTTTTGGAAGGAGGAGAACCAACCGTTATTCCAAATGCGGAAGGGGGAAGGGTGACTCCATCGGTTGTTGCATTTTCTAAAACAGGCGAAGTGCTTGTGGGAGAAGTAGCTAAACGGCAGGCGATAGTGAACCCCAAACACACCATCAGATCTATCAAAAGAAAGATGGGATCTAAAGAAAAGATTAAAATTGAGAATAAAGAGTATACCCCCGAACAAATTTCGGCATTTGTTCTTCAGAAGTTAAAAAGAGATGCCGAAGCTTATCTTGGAGAAAATATAAGCCAGGCTGTTGTCACTGTTCCCGCATATTTTGATGATTCGCAGCGAACAGCCACCAAAGACGCGGGAGCTATTGCGGGCCTCGAAGTACTGAGAATAATCAATGAGCCAACGGCGGCTTCTCTTGCTTACGGTTTAGGCAAAGGGAAAGAGGAGACCATTCTCGTTTTCGACCTGGGCGGTGGAACCTTCGATATTTCAATTCTTGAGTTGGGCGATGGTGTCTTTGAGGTTAAAGCAACCAGCGGAGATACGCGTTTAGGTGGCGATGATTGGGATCAGAGAATTGTTGATTGGATGGCTGAGGATTTTAAATCAAAGCACGGTGTTGATTTAAGAGATGATAAGATGGCGTTGCAGCGTTTAAGAGAGACTGCTGAGAAAGCTAAGTGTGAATTGTCTACCACGCAAAATACGAGCATCAACTTGCCATTTATTACAGCCACGGAACAAGGGC
This window harbors:
- a CDS encoding 4Fe-4S binding protein, translated to MKAKRALLPFLLGFFAGFSIFKGTKPSTIKFAKLHGPSRPLKFLHGYLYMRWPKNYVSIYRVGGRLYEFIKPSQASLLKKHLKSTYHGKVIKLSDAESLIKLNKEISLTNLEKVIPYKQARDIIIKNPESIAVIDCPCRLSKDNPCQPLDVCLIVGEPYVNFVIEHKTKGARRISKKEALRVLKEEDERGHIHTAWFKSAMGDRFYAICNCCSCCCAGMKAFKDYGIPMLASSGYVAKVNEETCLNCGLCSKICPFEAIEMNDDKTMVNYNKCMGCGVCVAKCKLGAISLLRDPLKGEPLSIQDLTKA
- a CDS encoding 4Fe-4S binding protein, with the protein product MPRPIIDTDECTGCGICVDVCPNDVLELVDEVSTVVNEDACDGCGACVEECPMEAIKLEEE
- the pdxT gene encoding pyridoxal 5'-phosphate synthase glutaminase subunit PdxT — its product is MSKKCVGVISLQGAVREHMQMLEDCGVCAIPIKKPHELLKLDAFIIPGGESTTIGKLMIKYEFIDIIKQLHKEGIPIYGTCAGLILLAKKIIGGGEPLLNLMDIEVRRNAFGRQRESFEADLDIPDIGKNPFTGVFIRAPLIESVGKGVCVMSRFEDKIVMVREEKLLVTAFHPELTGDKRIHDYFIKMI
- the cutA gene encoding divalent-cation tolerance protein CutA; the encoded protein is MSCFLIYITAKDIKEARSIAHDLLEKRLVACVNIIPGVESYYWWKGNICESTEALLFVKTTEDRVKDVVSEVKNIHSYDVPAISAIKISAGNAEFFNWVKDETGDFK
- the mutM gene encoding bifunctional DNA-formamidopyrimidine glycosylase/DNA-(apurinic or apyrimidinic site) lyase, whose protein sequence is MPEVETIKLQIKEEIKGKKIESVKVILDKPLKNTTTEEFKQRVEGTFVKDVKRRAKILIIELSTGDSLLIHLKLTGRLLYLKPEEPIEKHTHLVFNLSDGKQLRFWDLRQFGYVKIVSGKPEEAPELRELGPEALELGLDEFRRLLAGKRSGKIKPLLMNQNFIAGIGNIYSDEMLFYAGIQPTRDVTTLTDGEIVKLHEGIKKILSAAVRYKGSSVDDYVDLYGEQGDFVMYHKVYRRTGKPCEKCGTPIKRIKLAGRSAHFCPKCQV
- the crcB gene encoding fluoride efflux transporter CrcB — protein: MGGFLGAVARYTTINCIPKLSNSNFPFGTFPVNISGCFLLGFFISLTTKKITVDPNIKLLFTVGFTGAYTTFSTFSYETAALIKSGNFLLATVNMAASVSVGIISLLSGMMLGQIL
- the pdxS gene encoding pyridoxal 5'-phosphate synthase lyase subunit PdxS — its product is MVKKGTIKVKTGLAEMLKGGVIMDVTNAEQAKIAEEAGAVAVMALERVPADIRAAGGVARMADPVIIKEIMKTVTVPVMAKVRIGHFVEAQILEALGVDYIDESEVLTPADEANHINKFNFTVPFVCGATNLGEALRRIGEGAAMIRTKGEAGTGNVVEAVRHMRTITGEISWLKGLREDELMAAAKKLQAPYELVCEVAKTGKLPVVNFSAGGIATPADAALMMQLGADGVFVGSGIFKSKNPKERGKAIVEATTHFNDPEVLAKVSKGIGEAMAGLEISEIEKEKLIQHRGW
- the sppA gene encoding signal peptide peptidase SppA, which produces MKKKTKIIIGIIIAVAVFFYLATIGVLLFTVDGGFKGLKKDKVAVISLSGSIADSGGEGLMTSAGITPDFVRAQLNRAKSDSSVKAIVLRVDSPGGSVGASQEIAQEIKETEKPIVVFMGDMAASGGYYISAPADKIVAKKGTLTGSIGVISQFMDLSGLYEKLGIKTETIKSGEHKDMFSRELTEEERELWQSVSDELYGQFIKEVAEGRNLDVEEVKKLATGELFSGTQAKKLGLVDELGGYQDAIDLAAELAGIEEPVVEEYPARTFFESVFSFTGSEIRSLIKAKFFGSDYVMLESLKESFPVPRY
- a CDS encoding nitroreductase family protein; the encoded protein is METIEAINDRRSIRHFEDEPIPDDILRQILKAGCYAPSAHNSQPWKFIVLKGDKKNELGEAFLNISKEERYKEYTGFYVNRLLKYAGRIVKESPITIAVFNKGSFCGSASKYFRQSKKEVLHIMEVQSIAAAIENMLLACHDQGLGAVWLGVPLLVPQELIEDFFNTKNELMAIIPMGYPSKKRAIEKKIDIDKHIIYFD